Below is a window of Actinomycetota bacterium DNA.
CCGGCGAACGCGCCGAGTCCGCCGCCGACCTCGATCCCGTGCTCGGTGAGGAGACGGGACCGGGTCGCCCGTTCGTCGACGCCCGGCGGGACGGCCGCGGCCGTCAGCTGTGGGAGGCGGGATCCCTCGTCGGCGAGCAGATCGAATCCCATCTCGACCAAGGCGGCTTGAAGCTTCGC
It encodes the following:
- a CDS encoding alanine--glyoxylate aminotransferase family protein, giving the protein AKLQAALVEMGFDLLADEGSRLPQLTAAAVPPGVDERATRSRLLTEHGIEVGGGLGAFAGRAWRIGLMGESCRPDKLDRLLTAIGVVVK